Proteins from a single region of Nodularia sp. LEGE 06071:
- a CDS encoding YdcF family protein: MRHKFTKTSSISPWRKFRKQWQLLQKIACGLCLVFGGWLIFTTITLVWASSVPVDAFFVLGGSIRREIYVTQITEKYPQIPVLISSGSEPPCIWLIFQREAAELQNVWLENCANSTFENFYYGIPILRQWKVHKVKLITSPTHLPRAKWMAQILFGAHGIWVEPDIVSEQGIPGNYESGWKTGLDIIRSLFWAVLSHIMQPQCSNVTRLAEVDMQAWQSRGFQCERQGGVGSRDEGRQGKPF; this comes from the coding sequence ATGAGACATAAATTTACAAAAACCTCGTCGATTTCTCCCTGGAGAAAATTCCGTAAACAGTGGCAATTGCTACAAAAAATAGCTTGTGGGTTATGCCTGGTATTTGGTGGTTGGCTAATTTTTACCACTATAACTCTAGTTTGGGCATCGTCTGTGCCAGTAGATGCCTTTTTTGTGCTGGGTGGTAGTATTCGCCGAGAAATTTATGTTACCCAAATCACAGAAAAATATCCACAAATTCCCGTTTTAATTTCCAGTGGTTCCGAACCGCCCTGTATCTGGCTAATTTTTCAGAGGGAAGCGGCAGAGTTACAAAACGTTTGGTTAGAAAATTGTGCCAATTCAACTTTTGAGAATTTTTACTATGGGATTCCCATTTTGCGGCAATGGAAAGTACATAAGGTCAAACTGATTACTTCACCCACTCACCTACCCAGAGCTAAATGGATGGCACAGATTCTCTTCGGCGCTCATGGCATTTGGGTTGAGCCAGATATCGTTTCAGAGCAAGGCATTCCGGGTAATTATGAATCAGGGTGGAAAACTGGCTTAGATATTATCCGCAGCTTATTCTGGGCAGTATTGAGTCACATTATGCAGCCACAATGCTCAAATGTCACAAGACTGGCTGAGGTAGATATGCAAGCTTGGCAGAGTCGAGGTTTTCAGTGTGAACGTCAGGGGGGTGTAGGAAGTAGAGATGAGGGAAGACAGGGTAAACCGTTCTGA
- a CDS encoding DUF4347 domain-containing protein, which yields MRKSYLHIISHGSPESLYLGNTPLKLDNLQNYQSLITTWNVESILLHNSNSNLDSRDNKSDRISYVGLIGKLTNTNKINLSDTFLTTPTPEAGSKALPEVNQIDTPRDEKAIFAKFGTTGNAGFGNGQLLMTLSGTSDLIATDVNVNLLGANFLFS from the coding sequence GTGCGTAAGTCCTACTTACATATAATTTCTCACGGTTCTCCAGAATCTTTATATTTAGGTAATACACCACTGAAATTAGATAATTTACAGAATTATCAGTCACTAATCACAACCTGGAACGTTGAGTCAATTTTGCTACATAATAGTAATAGTAATCTGGATAGCAGAGATAACAAGAGCGATCGCATATCTTATGTCGGTCTAATCGGTAAGCTTACCAACACAAATAAAATCAATCTATCAGATACTTTTCTGACCACTCCCACACCAGAAGCGGGAAGTAAAGCGCTCCCAGAAGTCAATCAGATAGATACCCCTAGAGATGAAAAGGCGATTTTCGCTAAGTTTGGTACTACTGGTAACGCTGGTTTTGGAAATGGTCAGTTATTAATGACATTATCCGGCACATCTGACTTGATTGCGACTGATGTGAATGTCAATCTGTTGGGTGCGAATTTCTTGTTTAGCTAA
- a CDS encoding DUF4347 domain-containing protein has protein sequence MPSLQDGVLEGVKTFVLSPNRDGIAEITEVLQQNSQITNLLGLTH, from the coding sequence ATCCCCTCTTTACAAGACGGAGTACTAGAGGGAGTGAAAACATTTGTTCTTTCCCCAAACCGAGACGGGATTGCAGAAATTACCGAAGTCTTACAACAAAATTCTCAAATTACCAACTTACTAGGACTTACGCATTGA
- a CDS encoding cadherin-like domain-containing protein, whose product MLNDSLFSKTDTVVFIDSSVPNYKSLQNGVLEGVKTFVLSPNRDGIEEITEVLQQNSQITRLHIVSHGSPEYLYLGNTQLSLDNLQNYQSLTRTWNVESILLHNSNSSLNTRDSTSDRIAYVGLIGNPTSTNKINLSDRFVTTATPEAESAAFPEVNQTDTPSSKLALGNNVTEPEITSVQPNINEGVDVDLNRINNPPQQSIAPVSGALDLSQTFLLNSLAGANHTIYLDFNGHTTSGTQWNEQFHNGADIITPSFSLDNDPLFSPAELERIQYIWQRVAEDFSPFNVNVTTQAPTDINDLIKSDANDTRWGVRAVIGGSSLDWYGSAGTIGVAYSSSFNDYRDTPAFIFSESTDGEEILTTETISHEVGHTLGLEHDGTSQQPGNNYYEGQGSGDTGWAPIMGGGEAKNLSQWSNSEYANYAYYEGGNPEPVLIKEDELNVITTQNGFGYRTDDTGNTIATAKALDVSGTTLSGHGIIERRTDIDYYSFFTGAGAISLTVNPFTRGPNLDIQARLFDSLGTFIVSSNPTDFLFANIDTNVAAGTYYLEIDGVGKGDPLVNGYTDYGSLGQYTISGNIVANITPVITLTLSPGSVNEDGTTNLVYTFTRTESTTNALTVNYSVAGTATFNNDYSQIGAATFTDTTGTITFAANSATATLTIDPTADAIIESDETVALTLTSGTGYTVGTATAVTGTITNDDFSNQPPVGSPTATLSNIAEDTAIIINQTDLLAGFSDVDGDPLAVTNLTANNGTLVNNNNGTYTFTPNADFNGSVTLTYDVTDGTTSLTGQSNTFAVTSVNDAPVGSPTATLSNTPEDTAIIINQADLLAGFSDVDGDILTVANLTANNGTLVNNNNGTYTFTPNADFNGSVTLTYDVTDGTATLNGQSNTFAVTPVNDAPVGSPTATLSNTPEDTAIIINQADLLAGFSDVDGDILTVANLTANNGTLVNNNNGTYTFTPNADFNGSVTLTYDVTDGTATLNGQSNTFAVTPVNDAPVGSPTATLSNTPEDTAIIINQADLLAGFSDVDGDILTVANLTANNGTLVNNNNGTYTFTPNADFNGSVTLTYDVTDGTATLTGQSNTFAVTAVNDAPTVANIIANQTTQEDDFFSFTVPANTFTDVDAGDSLTYNATLANGNPLPTWLTFDSNTRTFSGTPDDPNNGTISIIVTATDSSNASVSDTFDLTVIPVIDGGDGDDVLFGGAGNDILAGRNGNDTLYANAGNDILYGDNGNDILYGGDGNDILNGNQGDDVLNGGNGDDELYGGDGRDLMVGGDGRDLMVGGDGNDTLNGNQGDDILYGGNGNDILYGTNGNDILYGDDGNDSLFGGIGNDLLVGGLGDDLLLGDVGSDIFVLETGGGRDRINDFSLGQGDKIGLSGLSFNQLSFSGNEIRLGNQTLAILAGVNTTTLTQNDFISV is encoded by the coding sequence ATGTTAAATGACTCTTTGTTCTCTAAAACAGATACGGTTGTTTTTATTGATTCCTCCGTTCCCAACTACAAAAGCCTACAAAACGGAGTTCTTGAGGGAGTAAAAACATTTGTTCTTTCGCCAAATCGAGATGGCATTGAGGAAATTACGGAAGTTTTACAACAAAATTCCCAAATTACCAGGTTACATATCGTTTCTCACGGTTCCCCAGAATATTTGTACTTAGGTAATACGCAACTGAGTTTGGATAATTTACAGAATTATCAATCACTAACCAGAACTTGGAACGTTGAGTCGATTCTTCTGCATAACAGCAACAGCAGTCTGAATACCAGAGATAGCACAAGCGATCGCATCGCTTATGTCGGTCTAATCGGCAACCCCACCAGCACTAATAAAATTAATTTATCAGATCGTTTTGTGACAACTGCCACACCAGAAGCCGAAAGTGCTGCATTCCCAGAAGTGAATCAGACAGATACACCTAGTTCTAAGTTGGCACTAGGGAATAACGTAACTGAACCAGAAATCACATCTGTGCAGCCGAATATCAACGAAGGTGTAGATGTTGATCTAAATCGAATCAATAATCCACCCCAACAGTCAATAGCACCTGTCTCAGGAGCTTTAGATTTATCCCAAACTTTCCTCCTCAACAGCCTAGCAGGAGCCAACCACACAATTTATTTAGATTTCAACGGGCATACCACCTCTGGGACTCAGTGGAATGAGCAGTTTCATAATGGGGCTGATATTATTACCCCTTCCTTCAGCCTAGACAACGATCCATTATTCAGCCCAGCTGAACTGGAAAGAATCCAGTATATTTGGCAGCGTGTCGCCGAAGATTTTAGCCCCTTTAATGTGAATGTCACAACCCAAGCCCCAACAGATATTAACGATCTGATTAAGAGTGATGCTAACGATACTCGCTGGGGTGTACGTGCTGTTATTGGTGGTAGCAGCTTGGACTGGTACGGATCAGCAGGGACGATAGGAGTCGCCTACTCTAGCTCTTTCAATGACTATCGTGATACTCCCGCCTTTATTTTTAGTGAGAGTACAGATGGCGAAGAGATACTTACGACTGAGACTATCTCCCATGAAGTAGGTCACACTCTAGGACTAGAGCATGATGGAACAAGCCAACAACCAGGGAATAATTATTACGAAGGACAAGGTAGCGGTGATACTGGCTGGGCACCAATTATGGGGGGAGGAGAAGCCAAGAACTTAAGCCAGTGGAGCAACAGCGAGTATGCTAATTATGCTTATTATGAAGGTGGCAATCCAGAACCAGTATTGATTAAAGAAGATGAATTGAACGTTATTACGACCCAAAATGGGTTCGGCTACCGCACAGATGATACTGGTAATACAATTGCTACAGCCAAGGCATTAGATGTTTCTGGTACAACATTGAGTGGTCATGGCATCATCGAACGTCGTACAGATATCGATTACTATAGTTTTTTCACCGGTGCTGGTGCAATTAGCTTAACCGTGAATCCCTTCACTCGCGGACCAAACCTAGACATTCAAGCGAGGCTATTCGATTCCCTTGGGACATTCATTGTATCCTCCAATCCCACAGACTTCCTATTCGCAAATATCGACACAAATGTAGCAGCTGGAACCTATTACCTCGAAATTGATGGTGTAGGTAAAGGAGATCCTCTGGTTAATGGTTATACAGATTACGGCAGTTTGGGGCAGTACACTATCAGTGGTAACATTGTCGCTAATATTACTCCTGTAATTACCCTAACACTATCTCCAGGTAGCGTCAACGAAGATGGCACAACCAACCTAGTTTATACCTTCACTCGTACAGAAAGCACCACCAATGCTTTAACTGTGAATTATAGCGTTGCTGGTACAGCCACCTTCAATAACGACTACAGCCAAATTGGTGCAGCCACTTTCACAGATACGACTGGAACTATTACCTTTGCTGCTAATTCTGCTACGGCAACTCTTACCATTGACCCCACAGCAGATGCCATCATTGAAAGTGATGAAACTGTTGCTTTAACCTTAACTTCTGGCACAGGTTACACAGTTGGTACCGCCACCGCAGTTACTGGAACCATCACTAATGATGATTTCTCCAACCAACCCCCTGTAGGTTCACCCACAGCAACTCTCAGCAACATCGCCGAAGATACTGCCATCATTATTAATCAGACTGATTTATTAGCAGGTTTCAGTGATGTGGATGGAGATCCCCTAGCTGTGACTAACTTAACTGCTAATAATGGCACATTGGTTAACAACAATAATGGGACTTATACCTTCACTCCCAACGCCGACTTTAATGGTTCTGTCACCCTCACCTACGATGTCACTGATGGTACAACCAGTTTGACTGGACAAAGCAACACCTTTGCTGTCACTTCTGTTAATGATGCTCCTGTAGGTTCACCCACAGCAACTCTCAGCAACACCCCCGAAGATACTGCCATTATTATTAATCAGGCGGATTTATTAGCAGGTTTCAGTGATGTGGATGGTGATATTCTTACCGTTGCTAACTTAACTGCTAATAACGGCACATTGGTTAACAACAATAACGGGACTTATACCTTCACTCCCAACGCCGACTTTAATGGTTCTGTCACCCTCACCTACGATGTCACTGATGGTACAGCCACTTTGAATGGACAAAGCAACACCTTTGCTGTCACTCCTGTTAATGATGCTCCTGTAGGTTCACCCACAGCAACTCTCAGCAACACCCCCGAAGATACTGCCATTATTATTAATCAGGCGGATTTATTAGCAGGTTTCAGTGATGTGGATGGTGATATTCTTACCGTTGCTAACTTAACTGCTAATAACGGCACATTGGTTAACAACAATAACGGGACTTATACCTTCACTCCCAACGCCGACTTTAATGGTTCTGTCACCCTCACCTACGATGTCACTGATGGTACAGCCACTTTGAATGGACAAAGCAACACCTTTGCTGTCACTCCTGTTAATGATGCTCCTGTAGGTTCACCCACAGCAACTCTCAGCAACACCCCCGAAGATACTGCCATTATTATTAATCAGGCGGATTTATTAGCAGGTTTCAGTGATGTGGATGGTGATATTCTTACCGTTGCTAACTTAACTGCTAATAACGGCACATTGGTTAACAACAATAACGGGACTTATACCTTCACTCCCAACGCCGACTTTAATGGTTCTGTCACCCTCACCTACGATGTCACTGATGGTACAGCCACTTTGACTGGACAAAGCAACACCTTTGCGGTAACAGCTGTTAATGATGCGCCAACTGTGGCAAATATCATTGCCAATCAAACAACTCAAGAAGATGATTTCTTCAGCTTTACCGTTCCTGCTAATACCTTTACTGATGTCGATGCTGGTGACAGTTTAACTTACAATGCCACCCTCGCTAACGGCAACCCTCTACCTACCTGGTTAACCTTCGACTCCAATACCCGCACCTTTAGCGGTACTCCCGATGACCCAAATAACGGCACAATTAGCATCATAGTTACCGCAACTGACAGCAGCAATGCTAGTGTTAGCGACACGTTTGATTTGACGGTAATACCCGTTATCGATGGCGGTGACGGTGATGATGTCCTTTTTGGCGGCGCTGGTAACGACATCCTTGCAGGTCGTAATGGTAATGACACACTCTATGCCAATGCTGGTAACGATATCCTCTATGGCGATAACGGTAATGACATCCTCTATGGCGGTGACGGGAATGATATTCTCAACGGTAATCAGGGAGATGATGTCCTCAACGGTGGTAACGGAGATGACGAACTCTATGGCGGTGACGGTAGAGATTTAATGGTTGGCGGTGACGGTAGAGATTTAATGGTTGGCGGTGACGGGAATGATACCCTCAACGGTAACCAAGGAGATGACATTCTCTATGGCGGTAACGGGAATGATATTCTCTATGGCACTAACGGGAATGATATTCTCTATGGTGATGACGGGAATGATTCACTTTTTGGCGGCATAGGTAATGATTTACTGGTTGGCGGACTAGGAGATGATTTACTTTTGGGCGATGTTGGTAGCGATATCTTCGTGTTGGAGACAGGCGGAGGTCGGGATAGAATCAACGACTTTAGTTTAGGTCAGGGCGATAAAATCGGCTTGTCTGGCTTGAGTTTCAATCAGTTGTCTTTCTCTGGTAATGAGATTCGTTTAGGTAATCAAACTTTAGCGATACTGGCTGGGGTTAATACTACTACCTTGACTCAGAACGACTTTATCTCTGTTTAA
- the recJ gene encoding single-stranded-DNA-specific exonuclease RecJ gives MKWIIATPEKPPDWFIQIVKQHTPASSGLYAAQLLWQRGIKNEQQLAAFTDYKTYQPASPFEFGEEMQLAMERLQQARNNNDKIAIWGDFDADGITSTAVLWDGLGQFFNQDSQLTYYIPNRLKESHGLNYPGIDNLQKQGCKLIVTCDTGSTNINEIVYAQQLGIDVIVTDHHTLPEQRPPVTAIINPRYLPKEHQLFHLSGVAVAFKLIEALYQTLPNVPQNPLADLLDLVAVGLIADLVQLSGDCRYLAQLGIQRLQADFQQPVTTRRRPGVGRLLELCQKNGDRPTDISFGLGPRINAVSRIQGDASFCVELLTSRDLKHCHQLAEVTELANTRRKSLQKDVQAQVTQKLSQLDLSTTSVIVLEDTQWPAGVLGLVAGQIAQETGRPTILLSTEERTQDTTPTPSLARGSARSVNSVDLYQLVKQQAHLLHSFGGHPFAAGLSLLVENIPLFTDAINQQLRQSLGGTNLMPTVQADLTVTVADLGKELFLELKLLEPCGMGNPVPKLLIQNCWFENSWHRNQQDWKGKKVQYIKTDFDIRDDSTKSAFPGIWWGHYKDELPLGRCDCIAELDYNTFKKRYEIRLIAVRAVGNSDAMNHVSTQIILDWRNQEYSELINQHSAVLMADCPTNWDDLRAWLRRCLYNNQQLAIAWSKPQHQPPQQIWLTLVGIAKYLSRTNQSVTRGQLLAKLGIRDQTLLWGFEALKDLGFTVTRQDRDFHISWNPSTNSEGITDTAGEKFLAAISEEQFQQNYFAEVPLQTIIAIANKPAF, from the coding sequence ATGAAATGGATTATAGCAACACCCGAAAAACCACCAGACTGGTTCATCCAAATAGTCAAACAGCATACACCAGCATCAAGCGGATTGTATGCAGCCCAATTATTATGGCAAAGAGGAATTAAAAACGAACAACAATTAGCAGCCTTTACCGACTATAAAACATATCAACCAGCCAGCCCCTTTGAATTTGGCGAAGAAATGCAGCTAGCGATGGAAAGATTGCAACAAGCACGAAATAACAATGATAAAATCGCCATTTGGGGAGACTTCGACGCTGATGGAATTACCTCCACGGCTGTTTTATGGGATGGTTTAGGACAGTTTTTCAACCAAGATTCCCAGTTAACTTACTACATCCCCAATCGCCTCAAAGAATCCCACGGACTCAATTATCCAGGAATTGATAATTTACAAAAACAAGGTTGTAAATTAATAGTAACTTGCGACACAGGCAGTACAAATATTAATGAAATTGTTTATGCCCAACAGTTAGGTATAGATGTCATAGTTACAGACCACCATACCTTACCTGAACAACGCCCACCAGTTACAGCCATTATCAACCCCCGCTATTTACCAAAGGAACATCAGTTATTTCATCTTTCTGGGGTAGCGGTAGCTTTTAAATTAATTGAAGCTCTTTATCAAACCCTACCGAATGTCCCCCAAAATCCCTTAGCCGATTTATTAGATTTAGTCGCAGTGGGATTAATAGCCGATTTGGTGCAGTTAAGTGGAGACTGTCGGTATTTAGCGCAATTAGGTATTCAAAGATTGCAAGCCGACTTTCAGCAGCCAGTCACAACCAGACGACGGCCAGGGGTAGGGCGATTATTAGAATTATGTCAGAAAAATGGCGATCGCCCCACAGATATTTCCTTCGGTCTAGGGCCACGGATTAACGCTGTGAGTCGCATTCAAGGCGATGCTAGTTTCTGCGTCGAGTTATTAACTAGCCGGGATCTGAAACATTGTCATCAACTAGCCGAAGTGACAGAACTAGCTAACACCCGCCGCAAGTCTTTACAAAAAGATGTCCAAGCACAAGTTACACAAAAACTTTCTCAGCTAGACTTATCAACCACCAGCGTTATCGTCTTAGAAGATACCCAATGGCCAGCTGGAGTATTGGGTTTAGTCGCTGGACAAATAGCCCAAGAAACAGGCCGTCCCACTATTTTATTGAGTACAGAAGAACGAACACAAGATACTACCCCTACTCCCTCCTTAGCCCGTGGTTCTGCCCGTTCTGTCAATTCTGTCGATTTATACCAATTAGTAAAACAGCAAGCACATTTGTTACATAGCTTTGGTGGACATCCCTTTGCCGCCGGGTTGAGCTTATTAGTAGAAAATATCCCTTTATTTACAGATGCAATTAATCAACAGTTGCGGCAATCTTTGGGTGGAACAAATCTCATGCCCACTGTACAAGCTGACTTAACAGTAACTGTTGCAGATTTAGGCAAAGAGTTATTTTTGGAACTCAAACTGCTGGAACCTTGTGGAATGGGAAACCCTGTGCCAAAACTGTTAATTCAAAACTGCTGGTTTGAAAATTCTTGGCATCGGAATCAGCAGGATTGGAAAGGCAAAAAGGTGCAGTACATTAAAACCGATTTTGATATTCGGGATGATTCTACTAAAAGCGCGTTTCCTGGAATTTGGTGGGGACACTATAAAGATGAATTGCCTCTAGGTAGGTGTGATTGCATTGCCGAACTAGATTACAATACTTTCAAAAAACGCTATGAAATTAGATTAATTGCTGTTCGTGCTGTGGGTAATTCGGACGCGATGAATCACGTCTCTACTCAGATTATATTAGATTGGCGAAATCAAGAATATTCAGAACTGATTAATCAGCATTCGGCTGTTTTAATGGCTGATTGTCCTACCAACTGGGATGATTTACGTGCATGGTTAAGGCGATGTCTCTATAATAATCAACAATTAGCGATCGCCTGGTCTAAACCCCAGCATCAACCACCCCAGCAAATTTGGCTGACTTTGGTCGGTATTGCTAAATATCTAAGTCGGACAAATCAATCAGTTACCCGCGGGCAACTTTTAGCAAAACTCGGCATCCGTGACCAAACTTTACTTTGGGGATTTGAAGCTTTAAAAGATTTGGGGTTCACAGTCACAAGACAAGACCGTGATTTTCACATTAGTTGGAATCCCAGCACCAACTCAGAAGGCATTACTGATACAGCTGGAGAGAAATTTTTAGCCGCCATCAGCGAAGAACAATTCCAGCAAAATTATTTTGCCGAAGTTCCTCTACAGACAATTATAGCGATCGCGAATAAACCTGCTTTTTAA
- a CDS encoding GNAT family N-acetyltransferase, producing the protein MKSFDETDLIYVRELGIDDISPVYHLGEQLFTSDLYPYLYRTWDEWEVIGLYNTDPEYCLVAETDGELAGFILGTIITKASWTYGYILWLAVNPKFQRRGVADKLVDKAIARMIEDGARFMLVDTDPTNNPAVKFFNRKGFGNIRQHIFLSMNLSKHEHYGRLIDYEHQKAERAGYRRTRPAIRTRKPEGMANEIILNPLVNEIQINDQ; encoded by the coding sequence ATGAAAAGCTTTGATGAAACTGATTTGATTTATGTTCGTGAATTAGGGATAGACGATATTTCACCAGTTTACCACTTAGGTGAACAGCTATTTACTAGCGATTTATATCCTTATTTATATCGCACCTGGGACGAATGGGAAGTAATTGGACTGTACAATACAGATCCAGAATATTGTCTGGTTGCAGAAACAGACGGAGAATTAGCAGGGTTTATTTTAGGAACCATTATTACCAAAGCATCCTGGACTTACGGTTATATATTATGGCTAGCTGTGAATCCGAAATTTCAGCGTCGAGGAGTAGCAGATAAATTAGTTGATAAAGCGATCGCGCGGATGATTGAAGACGGGGCGCGATTCATGCTAGTAGACACAGATCCTACCAACAATCCAGCCGTCAAATTCTTTAACCGGAAAGGATTTGGTAATATCCGCCAGCATATTTTCCTGTCAATGAATTTAAGCAAACATGAACATTATGGCAGACTGATTGATTACGAACATCAAAAAGCCGAAAGAGCCGGTTACAGGCGAACCCGTCCAGCAATTCGCACCCGTAAACCTGAAGGAATGGCTAATGAAATAATTCTCAATCCCCTAGTAAATGAAATTCAGATAAATGATCAATAA